A region from the Candidatus Bathyarchaeota archaeon genome encodes:
- a CDS encoding NADH-quinone oxidoreductase subunit H — protein sequence MQIIEILFRLLVYPGLIFAFLIGSMLYWLYRKVRARFQARRGPPWYQVFADIIKLLSKETIIPNEGKFFFLLAPVLAIIGCLAPIILLPIGSPYATVSFTGDLIVILIFLILSNLALIIAGINSRSPYKTIGAFGEASLMIAYELPLVLSALTAGIYAGNLSAANIVQTQLSKRAFVLHYPLATIAFTLCMLPKMGKRPFDIPEAEHEVITGPLAGYSGALLALFEITSAIKWFVIPGLAVILFFGGSTNIIEFLGKCIGITLILTLIDIHYPRFRIDQSFKFFVKIALPIAIVDFVRVLLGW from the coding sequence ATGCAAATTATCGAGATATTATTTAGATTACTCGTTTATCCAGGTTTAATTTTCGCATTTCTAATCGGATCTATGTTATACTGGTTATACCGCAAGGTTCGAGCGAGATTTCAGGCAAGGAGGGGCCCTCCATGGTACCAAGTTTTCGCTGATATTATTAAGCTCCTTTCTAAAGAAACGATCATCCCCAATGAAGGGAAATTTTTCTTTCTCTTGGCACCTGTACTCGCTATTATCGGATGTTTAGCTCCCATAATTCTGCTTCCTATAGGCTCTCCGTACGCAACGGTAAGCTTCACGGGGGACTTAATAGTTATTCTAATTTTCCTAATTCTATCTAATTTAGCCCTAATCATTGCAGGTATAAACTCAAGATCACCATACAAAACAATCGGTGCATTCGGCGAGGCAAGCTTAATGATCGCTTATGAATTACCCTTAGTCCTTTCAGCCTTAACAGCAGGTATTTACGCAGGAAACCTAAGTGCAGCAAACATTGTACAAACCCAACTTTCGAAGAGAGCATTTGTTTTACATTACCCACTAGCCACGATTGCCTTCACACTTTGCATGTTGCCAAAAATGGGGAAACGCCCGTTTGATATTCCCGAAGCTGAACATGAAGTTATTACAGGACCACTTGCCGGATATTCAGGAGCGTTACTTGCTTTATTTGAGATAACTAGTGCAATTAAATGGTTTGTAATTCCCGGATTGGCGGTGATTCTCTTCTTTGGCGGATCCACTAACATAATTGAATTTCTCGGGAAATGTATCGGCATAACCCTGATTCTTACTTTAATCGATATTCATTATCCAAGATTTCGAATAGACCAAAGTTTCAAGTTCTTCGTTAAGATTGCGCTGCCAATCGCTATTGTTGATTTCGTGAGGGTGCTACTCGGATGGTAA